The genomic stretch TCCCGACGGTCGCGACGGTGGCCCCGCCGGCACCGCAGGCGCCGCCGGTGGCGCGGCCGCAGGCAGCCCCGGCCGTGCCGGACAGCGAGGTGAGTGCCAGGCCGATTTCGGGCGGTTCGCCGAAATATCCGCCGCGCATGCTGGACCAGGGGCGCGAGGGCCATGTCGACGTGACGTGTGACGTGGATACGGACGGCAAGACGTCGAACTGCACGGTGACGAGTGTGACGGGCGGCCAGGCGTTTGCGGACTCGGCTTTGGAATACGTGAAGACCGCGCGCTACAAGCCGGCGATCAAGAACGGCGTGGCGGTGGCGGAGCCGCACCACACGTTCAGCATCGGCTTCACGCTGAAGTAACGCTGCGACGCGGC from Aliidongia dinghuensis encodes the following:
- a CDS encoding energy transducer TonB, which encodes MNFTQQQKSPGRQLTGFAVVVLLHVGLIYALVTGLGSNIVEVIKAPIETKIIEEVKPPPPDVPPPPPPPKLAAPPPPYIPPPEIQIAKPPAPTPVPTVATVAPPAPQAPPVARPQAAPAVPDSEVSARPISGGSPKYPPRMLDQGREGHVDVTCDVDTDGKTSNCTVTSVTGGQAFADSALEYVKTARYKPAIKNGVAVAEPHHTFSIGFTLK